ATTGAGACCCCGGCCAGGGCCAATACCAGCACCAGATTCAGGCCATAGGTAAACCGCTCCGACAGATGGATCAGACCCGACTCCAGCGAACGGGACACAAAGACCTTGCGCATTTCTTCATCTCGATAGGAAGAGGTCATCACCGCCAGGTTCATATCCAGAATCTTGTCCACCGATTCTCGGTACAGACGGCGCTGGTCGCGGTCCTCAAAGGTATCGTGAATCATATGCTGAATGGCATGGCGCACATGGTTCATGGCAGCATTGACATAGTGAACCGGCAGGCCGACCCGCACATGGGCCTGCCCAATCCGCTTCAGTGAACGCAGGTACTCATCGTCATAGGTCCCCTGAAAAAGGGTGCGAAACCAGTGCCGATGGAATGCTTCAAGCCGATCCCGGCTGGAATTGCCGGCAATGATCTTCTGTGCTTCGGGGATATCGGTCAGATATTGCATGAAGTGGTCAGACAACCCGTTAAGATACTCCTCTGCCACCGGCATCAGATCCAGCAGGTTGCCGGCATCCTCAGCGGTAAATCTATATTCTTCCCTCAGTTTGGCCATACTTTCCATCGGAGTGCTCCCTCGTCCTCGTAAGTAAATCGGATTATTCAGGACAACCATAGCGCCAGGCAGCGGCGCAACTTCCCTCGCTGGAGACCATGCAGGCCCCCACCGGCGTCTCGGGACTGCAGACAGAGCCAAACAACGGACAGTCCTTGGGGGCGATCCGGCCGGTCAGGACTTCACCACAGCGGCAGCCGGCCGGTTCACGGGCAGGCGGCAGCTCCACCGGCAACATACGGGCTGCATCATAGCCGGCATAGGCGGCACGCAGAACCAGACCACTGTCCGGCAGGACACCTAGACCACGCCAAACGGCATCAGCCGGTTCAAAGACACGCCTGATCAGCTCTTGAGCCTTCGCATTGCCCTGGTTCGATACCGCGCGGCTGTACTGATTCTCAACTGCGGCACGACCTGCGCGGCATTGTTGCACCAGCATCAGCACTCCCTGCAGCACATCTGCCGGCTCAAAACCGGTCACCACACAGGGGATGCCGAATTTTTCAGCCAGGGGCCGATAGGCATCAGCGCCGATCACGGTGCTGACATGGGCCGGACAGAGGTAGCCGCGGATCTGTAGTTGCGGGTCTGCCGACAGGGCCTGCATCGGGCCCGGCATGGTCTTGTGGCTGGTCAGCACAAAGAAGTTTGTACATCCCTGTTGTTCTGCTGAAAGGATGGCGGCTGCCACCGTAGGGGTGGTGGTTTCAAATCCCACCCCCAGGAACACCACCCGTTTGTGCGGCAGTTCAAGGGCCAGCTTGACCGCATCAAGCGCGGAATAGACGATCCTGATATCAGCCCCTTTGGCCCGCTCGGCCATCAGGGATGAATTGGAGCCGGGCACCCGCAACAGATCACCAAAGGTGGTGACAACCGTATCCGGCAGACCGGAAAGGGCAATGGCATGGTCAATATAACTGACCGGCGTCACGCAGACCGGACAACCGGGACCCGACACCAGTTTCACCGGCTCCGGCAGTAACGACTTCAGGCCAAAGCGGGCAATGGCCATGGTATGGGTACCGCAGACCTCCATCAGCCGCACCGGCTCCGGCAACTGCCGGGCCTCCTCTGCTATGGCGGCAGCCAGCCCCTGCACCAGTTCACGATCACGGTATTCATCCTGAAACTTCACGCCATATCCTCAGGGTTGAAGATCTCCCGCATGATCCGCAGGGTTTCCTCCGCCTCAGCCGGATCGATCCGCGAGATGGCAAACCCGGCATGTACGATCACATAATCCCCCACCGCAACCGGATCGCCCAACATCATAAGACTGGCCTCACGCTGTACGCCGTCGATCTCGGCCAGCACCATATCGTCATTGATTTCAAGAATCTGCATCGGCACGCCAAGACACATTCTGCCTACCTCCTTGCTGCTATTGCGGCCTGCCCCAGGGCTATCCCCCCGTCATTGGGCGGCACCAGCCGGTGTATAAAGACGGAAAAATTTGATTTTGCCAAGAAAGTATACACCAACTCGCTCAAAAGGCGATTCTGAAACACACCACCGGACAGCACCACACGGTCAAGCCCGGTCTCCTGGCGGATCAGGTCGCACCCATCCACCACCGCCGCAGCCAGACCGGCATGGAAGGCCCGGGCCAGCGACGCAGAGGATTCGCCTGCCTGGAGCCGCTGCAGCAGCCCCAGCAACAGCGGTGCCGGGTCAAGCTGAAACGGCGTCCCCGGCTGCAAGCGGTACAGCAGCAGCTCTGGTGCGGCTGCGGCCTCTGCCAACGCCTCCAGCGCCATGCCGGCCTGCCCGTCAAAGCTGTTGCGGGTTGCCGCCCCCACCAGGAATGCAGCCGCATCAAACAACCGCCCCATGCTTGAGGTAAGCGGTGCATTGATCCCCCGCTCCAGCACGGCCTGCAGTAATTGCCTGTCAGTGGCAGCAAGCACCGGCATGCCGGGTAGCTGCCAGATCCCGTCACCAAGCGGCTCCCACAGCCAGGCAGCAGCCATCCGCCACGGTTCACGGGCAGCAAGATCGCCGCCAGGCAGGCGCACCTGCTTCAGATGACCGGCCCGCTCCACTGCGCCATAGCCTCCCACCAGAAACTCACCGCCCCAGACCGTTCCATCATCCCCCAGACCGGTGCCGTCAAAGATCACACCGATCAGGTCGCCATCCAGGCCGTTTTCAGCCATGCAGGAGGCCATGTGGGCGTGATGGTGCTGGACCCGTACCAGCGGCAGTCCCAGCTCTTCGGCATAGCGGGTGGAGAGATAATCGGGGTGCCGGTCACAGGCCACCAGTTCAGGCTTGATCTCCATGATCGTGCCGAGATGGTCAATCGTCCGGCAAAAGGTGTCCAGCGTGGCCTCATTCTTCAGGTCACCGATATGCTGGCTGAGAAAGGCCTCCCTGCCGCGGGTCAGACAGACCGTGTTCTTCAGTTCCGCCCCCACCGCCAGGATCTTCCCGGCATCAAACGGCAGCGGCACCGGCCGCGGCACATAGCCCCGTGAGCGGCGATAGAAGAGCGGCCTGCCCTGAAAGACCCGCAGTACGGAATCGTCGGTGCGCACCTGTATCACACGGTTATGGGTCAGAATGGCATCGGCAATGCCTGCCAACTGTTCCGCAGCCTCAGCATCATCACTGAGCATCGGCTCGTCAGAGGCATTGGCGCTGGTCATCACCAACGCCTTCAGCCCGGTATCGGCAAACAGCAACTGGTGCAGCGGCGTATAGGCCAGCATCAGACCGATCCAGCGGCTGTCCGGCGCAACCAGCTCAGCAACCGGCGTAGCAGTTCTGCTGCGTACAATCACCACCGGCGCCTCAGGAGCGGCCAACAGCCGCTCCTCCAACTCCTCAAGTTCAGCCAGCTGCCTGGCCGTTACAAGATCCGGCACCATCACCGCAAACGGTTTTTCATCCCGTTGCTTACGCTGCCGCAGACGTGCCACCGCCTGATTGTTACAGGCATCCACCGCCAGGTGATAGCCGCCCAGTCCTTTGATTGCCACAATCAGCCCCTGCTGCAACAGGGCAATGGCCTGCCCCAGCGGATCGGCATGACCGGGCACCAAAGACAGCCGGGGACCGCAATCCGGGCAGGCGATCGGCTGGGCATGGAAGCGACGGTCAAGGGGATTGCGGTATTCCGCTTCACAATCCGGACAAAGGGGGAAAGCGGCCATGGTGGTCAGGGGACGGTCATAGGGGATGCCGGTCACAATGGTCCAGCGGGGACCGCAGTTGGTACAGGTGATAAAGGGATGCCGGTAACGGCGGTCAGCAGGATCAGACAGCTCCCTCAGACAGTCGACACACAGCGCGCTGTCCGGGGCAATCTGTGGTTCACGCCTGCCGTCGCTGCTGGCAAGAATCACAAAGCCGGTCTCATCGTGTAATAGCAGGAGGTCACGGAATTCAAGCGAGCTGATCACTGCCAGCGGCGGCAGTTCTGCCTGCAGGCGCTGACGAAAGCCGGCAAGCTGTTCTGCCCTGCCCTGCAGTTCCAGCTCAACCCCGGCCGGGCTGTTGCGGACCCAACCGGTCAGTCCCAACTCCGCTGCCAGGCGAAAGACAAAGGGGCGGAACCCCACCCCTTGTACAATCCCGGCTATGCGCACCCCCTGACGGATTATCTCCCCAGCTCCTGCTGCAGCCAGCCATACCAGGCATCCAGCCCCTGTCCGCTGGTGGCGGAGAGTTCAAGGATTGCCAGATCATGGCTGACCCGGCCCGCATACTCTTTGCACTGGGCCACGTCAAAGGAGAGGTGCGGCAGCAGGTCCACCTTGTTCAGCAGCATCAGGTCAGAGTTATGGAACATCTGGGGGTACTTCAGCGGCTTGTCCTCCCCTTCGGTCACCGACAGCACCACCACCTTGTGGGCCTCGCCAAGATCAAAGGCAGCCGGGCAGACCAGGTTGCCGACGTTCTCGATAAACAGGATATCCAGCTGATCCAGATCAAAGGCCTCAGTGGCATGCATCACCATATGGGCATCCAGATGGCAGCCGGCACCGGTATTGATCTGCTTGACCGGCACGCCGGTGGCGGCGATCCGGCGGGCATCGTTGTCGGTCTGCTGGTCACCCTCGATCACCGCGCAGCGGTAACGACCGGACAGATCTCGCAGGGTACGCTCCAGCAGGGTGGTCTTACCGGAACCCGGTGAAGAGACCAGATTCAGCACCAGTATCCCCTTTTCTCTGAACAGGGCTCGGTTGAAAGAGGCCAGCCGGTTGTTCTTGGCCAGGATATCCTCCTCAATGCTGATCCTTTTGCTGCGATGGGCCTCGTCATGGCTGTGCTGATGGGGCTGGCCGTCGTCGTGCAGATGATCATGGTGGTGATGCTGCTCGGCATGGTCATGATCATGACTGTGGGGGTGGGGATGACTATGGCTCAGGTCACCGTGGGTATGTTCATGCTCGTGGGTATGTTCGTGGTCATGATGATGGCCGGAAGTGGGGCCGCAGCCGCAGGTGGTACACATGGGGAAACCTCCCGAATAGGGTTAATGTCTCAGTCTTACCGAGGCGGGTAGCCTTGGTCAAGCGCTAAAAGCAGGCGATCTTGTATACTCAATCGGCGCCGCAATCAAACTGCAGACAGTACAGGCGGGCATACTCACCGTTCAGGCTCAGCAGCTGATCGTGACGCCCCTCCTCCACCACCCGTCCCCGGTTGATCACCACGATCCGGTCGGCATCCCGCACCGTGGAGAGCCGGTGGGCGATCACCAGGGCGGTGCGTCCGGCCAGCAGCCGCTCAACCCCTTCCTGAATCAGGCGCTCACTTTCACTGTCCACGCTGGCGGTGGCCTCATCCAGGATCAGCAGTTCAGGGTCAAAGGCCACGGCCCGGGCAAAGCAGAGCAGCTGGCGTTCCCCCAGCGACAGGTCACCGCCCCGCTCGGCCAGCTCGGTGTCGTACCCCTGCGGCAGCTGCTCTATGAAGCGATCGGCCCCCACAGTAATCGCTGCCTGGCGCACCCGGGCTGCAGCCCGGGGATCTCCCAGACAGATATTAAAAGCGATGCTGCCCGCAAAGACAAACGGCTCCTGGGAGACCAGCGCCATGCGGCGCCGCAGCTGTTCCCGAGGAATCCGGCGGATATCAACACCATCAACCAGAATCTGCCCCTGATCCAGTTCATACATCCGGGACAGCAGCCTGATCACGGTGGTCTTGCCGCCGCCGCTCTCCCCCACCAGGGCCAGCCGCTCCCCCTTCTGCAGGCTCAGGTTAACATCAAGCAGGGTCGGCTCATCGGGACGATAGGAGAAGCTGACATTGCGGAACTCAACCAGCGGAAAACCAAAGACGCTGTATTCGGCCTGAGAAGCAGGCGGCGAGGAAGGGGCGCCGCAGGCGTACAGATCAGTACGTCGAGAAGCCCCTGACGATGCCAACGAACTTATCTGGCTGAAGCCAGCGTCTTTTTCCTCTTTCTCATCCAGCAGGGCAAAAATCCGCTCCAGGGCAGCCATGGCCCCCTGCATGATGCCGTACTTGGCCGAGAGATCCCGGATCGGCCCAAAGAATTTTTCTATGTACTGGATAAAGGCCACCAGGGTGCCGAAGGTCAGCAGCCCCTGCAGCATCTGGCCGCTGCCGTACCAGATGATCAGGGCAATCGCCAGGGAGGAGAACATCTCAACAATGGCGTAGAGTGAGGCATCCCAGATGATGACCGGCCGGTTGGCATCACGGTGCGCGGCGTTAAGTTCGCTGAAACGGGCCTGTTCCTCCTGCTCCCTGCCAAAGGCCTGCACAACGGAGACCGCGCCAAGCACTTCGGCCAGATGCCCGTTCATCTTGCCCAGCCGCGAGCGAACCTCACGAAAGGCCTGACGCATATTGCGCCGGAACAGCCAGGCCACAAAGATCAGCGGCGGCAGCACTGTAAAGGTCACCAGCGACAGCCTGGGGTCCATCCAGAGCATGGCTGCCACGATCCCGGCCAGCAGCAGGAAGTCACCGATCACCGACACGATCCCTGCGGCAAACATCTCCCCCAGCGCCTCCACATCACTGGTCAGGCGCGTAACCACCCCGCCGGTGGCAGAGCGGTCAAACCAGGGCACCGGCAGGCGCAGCAGGTGCTGAAACAGGGTAGCCCGCAGATCGGCCATCACCCGCTGTCCCACCATCTGCAGACCGTAGACCTCACCCCAGGTCAGCAGCGCCTCAAGCAACAGCAGCAGCAGAAACAGGGCCGCCGGACCGGCCAACAGATCCAGCCGGCCGGGTGTAATGGCATGGTCAATGGCATATTTCAGCAGCAGCGGCTGCCCCAGACGGCAGAGCGTGGTCAACGGCAGCAGCAGCAGAATCCCCCCCACCGCCAGACGGTAGGGCACCAGATAGCCAAGAAAACGGCGCAGCAGACGTGCGTCGTAGGCCTTGCCGGCTATGGCGTCCTCATGCAGACCGCCGTGGTGCATTGTATCCTCCTGTCCAGAGCTGAAATCCGAATAAAACCTTTGCAGAGCATCGGGCGATTGTCAACCTGAATAGGTTGCCGCAACTGTCTGGCTACAACCGCCGACGCATACTATACTATTTTAATGTATTTTAATAATATAATTCTTTACCAGATTGTGTATTTTTTATCTTGACGAATTAAACAGCATCACAGTAAAGTAACAACAGATGGCAGACAAGAACAGGATGCAGGAAAGGATCAGACCATGGCACGCATCTTCAGCGACAACTCACAATCAATCGGCAACACCCCCCTGGTCAAACTGAACAAGGTAACCAGCGGAGCTCAGGCAACGGTGCTGGCAAAGATCGAGGGGCGCAACCCGGCCTACTCGGTCAAGTGCCGCGTCGGCGCCAATCTGATCTGGGATGCTGAAAAACGGGGGATCCTGAAGCCGGGCGTAGAGATCATAGAACCGACCAGCGGCAACACCGGCATCGCCCTGGCCTATGTGGCGGCTGCCCGGGGTTATAAGCTGACCCTGACCATGCCTGAGACCATGAGTATTGAACGTCGCCGCGTGCTGTCTGCCCTGGGGGCCAACCTGCTGCTGACGCCCGGCTCACTGGGCATGAAGGGGGCCATTGCCCAGGCAGAGGAGCTGGCCGCCAGCGACCCGAAACGCTACTTCCTGCCCCAGCAGTTCAAGAATCCGGCCAACCCCCAGATTCACGAACTGACCACCGGACCCGAAATCTGGGCCGATACCGATGGCGGCATTGACCTGCTGGTATCCGGGGTCGGCACCGGCGGCACCATCAGCGGCATCTCCCGCTATATCAAGCAGCAGCAGGGCAAACAGATCCTCTCGGTGGCGGTGGAACCGGCTGAAAGTCCGGTCATCAGCCAGCAACTGGCAGGCAAGCCGCTGCAACCGGCCCCCCACAAAATCCAGGGGATCGGCGCCGGCTTCATACCTGA
Above is a window of Trichlorobacter lovleyi SZ DNA encoding:
- the hypF gene encoding carbamoyltransferase HypF; the encoded protein is MRIAGIVQGVGFRPFVFRLAAELGLTGWVRNSPAGVELELQGRAEQLAGFRQRLQAELPPLAVISSLEFRDLLLLHDETGFVILASSDGRREPQIAPDSALCVDCLRELSDPADRRYRHPFITCTNCGPRWTIVTGIPYDRPLTTMAAFPLCPDCEAEYRNPLDRRFHAQPIACPDCGPRLSLVPGHADPLGQAIALLQQGLIVAIKGLGGYHLAVDACNNQAVARLRQRKQRDEKPFAVMVPDLVTARQLAELEELEERLLAAPEAPVVIVRSRTATPVAELVAPDSRWIGLMLAYTPLHQLLFADTGLKALVMTSANASDEPMLSDDAEAAEQLAGIADAILTHNRVIQVRTDDSVLRVFQGRPLFYRRSRGYVPRPVPLPFDAGKILAVGAELKNTVCLTRGREAFLSQHIGDLKNEATLDTFCRTIDHLGTIMEIKPELVACDRHPDYLSTRYAEELGLPLVRVQHHHAHMASCMAENGLDGDLIGVIFDGTGLGDDGTVWGGEFLVGGYGAVERAGHLKQVRLPGGDLAAREPWRMAAAWLWEPLGDGIWQLPGMPVLAATDRQLLQAVLERGINAPLTSSMGRLFDAAAFLVGAATRNSFDGQAGMALEALAEAAAAPELLLYRLQPGTPFQLDPAPLLLGLLQRLQAGESSASLARAFHAGLAAAVVDGCDLIRQETGLDRVVLSGGVFQNRLLSELVYTFLAKSNFSVFIHRLVPPNDGGIALGQAAIAARR
- a CDS encoding ABC transporter ATP-binding protein, which codes for MHHGGLHEDAIAGKAYDARLLRRFLGYLVPYRLAVGGILLLLPLTTLCRLGQPLLLKYAIDHAITPGRLDLLAGPAALFLLLLLLEALLTWGEVYGLQMVGQRVMADLRATLFQHLLRLPVPWFDRSATGGVVTRLTSDVEALGEMFAAGIVSVIGDFLLLAGIVAAMLWMDPRLSLVTFTVLPPLIFVAWLFRRNMRQAFREVRSRLGKMNGHLAEVLGAVSVVQAFGREQEEQARFSELNAAHRDANRPVIIWDASLYAIVEMFSSLAIALIIWYGSGQMLQGLLTFGTLVAFIQYIEKFFGPIRDLSAKYGIMQGAMAALERIFALLDEKEEKDAGFSQISSLASSGASRRTDLYACGAPSSPPASQAEYSVFGFPLVEFRNVSFSYRPDEPTLLDVNLSLQKGERLALVGESGGGKTTVIRLLSRMYELDQGQILVDGVDIRRIPREQLRRRMALVSQEPFVFAGSIAFNICLGDPRAAARVRQAAITVGADRFIEQLPQGYDTELAERGGDLSLGERQLLCFARAVAFDPELLILDEATASVDSESERLIQEGVERLLAGRTALVIAHRLSTVRDADRIVVINRGRVVEEGRHDQLLSLNGEYARLYCLQFDCGAD
- the cysK gene encoding cysteine synthase A yields the protein MARIFSDNSQSIGNTPLVKLNKVTSGAQATVLAKIEGRNPAYSVKCRVGANLIWDAEKRGILKPGVEIIEPTSGNTGIALAYVAAARGYKLTLTMPETMSIERRRVLSALGANLLLTPGSLGMKGAIAQAEELAASDPKRYFLPQQFKNPANPQIHELTTGPEIWADTDGGIDLLVSGVGTGGTISGISRYIKQQQGKQILSVAVEPAESPVISQQLAGKPLQPAPHKIQGIGAGFIPDTLDLSLVDRVETVTGDEAIDFARRLAREEGILVGISSGAAAAAAVRLARLDEFRGRTIVVILPDGAERYLSTPLFGE
- the hypD gene encoding hydrogenase formation protein HypD, which translates into the protein MKFQDEYRDRELVQGLAAAIAEEARQLPEPVRLMEVCGTHTMAIARFGLKSLLPEPVKLVSGPGCPVCVTPVSYIDHAIALSGLPDTVVTTFGDLLRVPGSNSSLMAERAKGADIRIVYSALDAVKLALELPHKRVVFLGVGFETTTPTVAAAILSAEQQGCTNFFVLTSHKTMPGPMQALSADPQLQIRGYLCPAHVSTVIGADAYRPLAEKFGIPCVVTGFEPADVLQGVLMLVQQCRAGRAAVENQYSRAVSNQGNAKAQELIRRVFEPADAVWRGLGVLPDSGLVLRAAYAGYDAARMLPVELPPAREPAGCRCGEVLTGRIAPKDCPLFGSVCSPETPVGACMVSSEGSCAAAWRYGCPE
- the hypB gene encoding hydrogenase nickel incorporation protein HypB, producing MCTTCGCGPTSGHHHDHEHTHEHEHTHGDLSHSHPHPHSHDHDHAEQHHHHDHLHDDGQPHQHSHDEAHRSKRISIEEDILAKNNRLASFNRALFREKGILVLNLVSSPGSGKTTLLERTLRDLSGRYRCAVIEGDQQTDNDARRIAATGVPVKQINTGAGCHLDAHMVMHATEAFDLDQLDILFIENVGNLVCPAAFDLGEAHKVVVLSVTEGEDKPLKYPQMFHNSDLMLLNKVDLLPHLSFDVAQCKEYAGRVSHDLAILELSATSGQGLDAWYGWLQQELGR
- a CDS encoding protoglobin domain-containing protein; this translates as MESMAKLREEYRFTAEDAGNLLDLMPVAEEYLNGLSDHFMQYLTDIPEAQKIIAGNSSRDRLEAFHRHWFRTLFQGTYDDEYLRSLKRIGQAHVRVGLPVHYVNAAMNHVRHAIQHMIHDTFEDRDQRRLYRESVDKILDMNLAVMTSSYRDEEMRKVFVSRSLESGLIHLSERFTYGLNLVLVLALAGVSIGVVGLFVSDIMKIFQGDVEKGILSALGAMLILWMMIELLDNEIKNLKGGSFNILVFVGVIIVAMVREILISTLRHDDLKTQAFLTVTLLVLGIVYFLVSKAQKCPFKEKE
- a CDS encoding HypC/HybG/HupF family hydrogenase formation chaperone, with the protein product MCLGVPMQILEINDDMVLAEIDGVQREASLMMLGDPVAVGDYVIVHAGFAISRIDPAEAEETLRIMREIFNPEDMA